Proteins encoded together in one Panthera uncia isolate 11264 chromosome A2, Puncia_PCG_1.0, whole genome shotgun sequence window:
- the ASB14 gene encoding ankyrin repeat and SOCS box protein 14 has translation MDNYASDEDTDEDFDTQLVIQESIQDIHKPGTTQQAPADESSHSFVSADYKKIIETIETGKEDALARLTKCHSAFDEADEIGWLPLHKAAVQLSKNILEITLKASKPSVWEQTTHSGETPLFLAVSSCLLENTSFLLVNGCNPNAKNSEGNSPLLTAVLRDSYDMASLLISHGADVNLRCTNERTALHEAAKLGRQDIVKLLLVSGAHPDPRSSYGFTPLALAAQSGYTEIMEMLLQKGANALGQASDSSSILLEAASGGNPDSVTLLLEHGADANIPKNSGHLPIHVAADRGHLLALKILVPVTDFAAIKQSGISPVHCAAAGAHPQCLEFLIQAGFDVNFMLDQRIRKHYDDHRKSALYFAVSNGDLSSVKLLLSAGALPNQDPVNCLQIALRMGNYELISLLLRHGANVNYFCRVNPLHFPSALQYTLKDEVMLRMLLNYGYDTERCFDCPHGDKVHPCYTFEGWTSTVIKDTMFCEVITLSWLQHLSGKVVRVMLDYVDQVRICSKLKAVLQKQGLWSEIHFILTNPRSLKHLCRLKIRKCMGKLHLRCPVFMSFLPLPNRLKAYILYKEYDLYGQGIFTGTW, from the exons ATGGATAATTACGCCAGTGATGAAGACACAGATGAGGACTTTGATACCCAGCTCGTCATCCAGGAGAGTATACAGGACATTCACAAGCCGGGAACTACACAGCAGGCACCTGCAGATGAGAG TTCCCATTCCTTTGTGAGCGCTGACTATAAGAAGATAATTGAAACAATAGAGACA G GTAAGGAAGATGCATTGGCACGCCTGACCAAGTGCCATTCTGCTTTTGATGAAGCAGATGAGATAGGCTGGCTTCCTCTGCATAAGGCTGCGGTGCAATTAAGCaagaacattttggaaataaCTCTGAAAG CTTCAAAACCCAGTGTGTGGGAGCAAACCACCCACAGCGGGGAAACGCCACTTTTTTTGGCTGTCAGCAGTTGCCTCTTAGAAAACACCAGTTTTCTTCTTGTCAACGGCTGCAATCCAAATGCCAAGAATTCTGAAGGCAATTCTCCTCTTCTTACAG CTGTTCTACGTGACTCCTATGACATGGCCTCCTTGCTGATCAGCCATGGGGCAGATGTCAATCTGCGGTGTACCAACGAGAGGACCGCTCTCCATGAAGCAGCCAAACTGGGCAGGCAGGACATAGTAAAGTTGCTGCTGGTTTCTGGGGCTCACCCTGATCCACGGAGCTCCTATGGATTCACTCCTCTTGCTCTTGCTGCCCAAAGTGGATACACTGAAATCATGGAAATGTTACTGCAGAAAG GAGCTAATGCTCTTGGTCAGGCCTCTGACTCTTCTTCCATCTTACTTGAAGCCGCCAGTGGAGGAAATccagattctgtgactctcttgCTAGAGCATGGAGCTGATGCCAACATCCCTAAGAATTCAGGCCACCTTCCCATTCATGTTGCAGCTGACAGAGGCCACTTGTT AGCCCTGAAGATTTTGGTTCCAGTTACGGATTTTGCTGCCATTAAGCAGAGTGGCATCAGTCCGGTCCACTGTGCAGCAGCAGGAGCACACCCCCAATGCCTAGAATTCCTCATCCAGGCTGGATTTGATGTAAATTTCATGCTGGATCAGAGAATTCGCAAACACTATGATGACCATAGGAAGTCAGCTTTGTATTTTGCTGTATCAAATGGTGACCTCTCTTCAGTTAAGCTGCTTCTGAGTGCTGGAGCTCTGCCCAATCAAGACCCAGTTAACTGCCTCCAGATAGCCCTAAGGATGGGCAACTATGAGCTGATAAGTCTGCTGCTACGGCATGGGGCCAACGTCAATTACTTCTGCAGAGTCAACCCTTTACATTTCCCATCAGCACTGCAATACACATTGAAAGATGAAGTCATGCTCAGGATGCTCTTGAATTATGGGTATGACACAGAGCGATGCTTTGATTGTCCCCATGGAGACAAAGTTCATCCTTGCTATACTTTTGAAGGCTGGACATCTACAGTTATCAAAGACACTATG TTCTGTGAAGTAATAACTTTGTCATGGCTGCAACATCTCTCTGGGAAGGTTGTTCGAGTGATGCTTGATTATGTTGATCAAGTTCGAATCTGTTCAAAGTTGAAAGCTGTGCTCCAAAAACAAGGGCTCTGGTCAGAAATCCATTTTATCTTAA CAAACCCTCGATCCCTCAAACATTTGTGCCGCCTAAAGATCCGGAAGTGTATGGGGAAGTTACATTTGCGCTGCCCTGTCTTCATGTCATTTCTTCCATTACCAAACCGTCTAAAAGCGTATATCCTTTACAAAGAATATGATCTTTACGGACAAGGAATTTTCACAGGAACCTGGTAA